One Chryseobacterium wanjuense genomic region harbors:
- a CDS encoding DUF3298 domain-containing protein, with protein sequence MKKRGFIWMFAIVFISFGCKETGFENKDSSADISSKFLIDYVIEEDSAKIFDSVMMKYSSKLLMFPNLKDERLRDSIYSGKKITDYSKNGLKKYLENKKYSFYNNLKCDKKYSNLISRQEWENISQMNLRMNKNDYLYIQYYESTFLGKRDNYHYNEKVFDLRNNKKMQLSDITSIPRDKLLQYLKTNLEKTTMMQQMKKYDQEGYRLLANASIPFTHNFYFDDNNLYFHYNMNEITRNYDIGDLIILIPFEDLKGTLQPEFIERMKIK encoded by the coding sequence ATGAAAAAGAGGGGTTTCATATGGATGTTTGCAATAGTTTTTATAAGTTTCGGTTGTAAGGAAACCGGATTTGAAAATAAGGATTCTTCTGCAGATATATCATCAAAGTTTTTGATCGATTATGTGATAGAAGAAGATTCTGCAAAGATTTTCGATTCAGTGATGATGAAGTATTCTTCTAAGCTTCTTATGTTTCCTAATTTAAAAGACGAACGGCTTCGCGACAGTATTTATTCAGGTAAAAAAATTACAGATTATTCTAAAAATGGATTAAAAAAATATTTGGAAAATAAAAAGTATAGTTTTTACAATAATTTAAAATGTGATAAAAAATATTCCAATCTTATCAGTAGACAGGAGTGGGAAAATATTTCTCAAATGAACTTAAGGATGAATAAAAATGATTATCTGTATATTCAGTATTATGAAAGCACTTTTCTAGGGAAAAGAGATAACTACCATTATAACGAGAAAGTTTTTGACCTGAGAAATAATAAAAAGATGCAGCTTTCAGACATCACCTCTATTCCGAGAGACAAGCTTTTGCAATACCTGAAAACCAATCTGGAAAAAACGACCATGATGCAGCAGATGAAGAAATATGATCAGGAAGGTTATAGATTGCTGGCGAATGCATCGATTCCTTTTACACATAATTTTTATTTTGACGATAATAATCTCTACTTTCATTACAATATGAACGAAATTACCCGCAATTATGATATCGGAGATCTCATCATTTTGATTCCTTTTGAAGATCTCAAAGGTACTTTGCAGCCGGAATTTATAGAAAGAATGAAAATTAAATAA
- a CDS encoding RsiV family protein, whose amino-acid sequence MKNTIAVLAFSSLLVFSACKKTENTASNTDKTEASKPETFAVDSVKVSDSIMLNDSLKLKFSSRMLVFPTIKDKTLLDSIYFGNKNIQDFSKNGIQALVDKNKNEYFNNVKKDSKDWLSDVKYSQEWYSDTGMNMKSNISDYLHIEYAWGSYEGGAHDNYGSSERVFDLKNNKKLVLKDITTMPENKLQALLMKNINKINGGATDDKGKINNSDMLLVEVIPATENFYFDEKNLYFHYSPYEITAFAAGDITIPVSWEELKGTLNPEFKERMKIQ is encoded by the coding sequence ATGAAAAATACAATTGCTGTTTTAGCATTTTCCTCATTACTAGTATTTTCAGCCTGTAAAAAGACTGAAAACACCGCTTCAAATACCGATAAAACCGAAGCTTCAAAACCGGAAACATTTGCTGTAGATTCTGTCAAGGTAAGCGATTCAATCATGCTGAATGATTCTTTAAAACTAAAATTCAGCTCCCGAATGTTGGTTTTCCCGACTATTAAAGACAAAACATTGCTCGATAGTATCTATTTTGGAAACAAAAATATTCAGGATTTTTCGAAAAACGGAATTCAGGCTTTGGTTGATAAAAATAAAAATGAATATTTTAATAATGTTAAAAAAGATTCCAAAGACTGGCTTTCCGATGTAAAATATTCTCAGGAATGGTATTCGGATACAGGAATGAATATGAAATCTAACATCAGCGATTATTTGCATATCGAATATGCATGGGGTTCGTATGAAGGTGGCGCACATGATAATTATGGTTCATCCGAAAGGGTTTTTGATTTAAAAAACAACAAAAAGCTGGTGTTGAAAGATATTACTACCATGCCGGAAAATAAATTACAAGCATTATTGATGAAAAATATCAATAAAATTAACGGCGGAGCGACGGATGATAAAGGAAAAATTAACAATTCGGATATGCTTTTGGTAGAGGTAATTCCGGCAACGGAAAATTTCTATTTTGATGAGAAAAATCTGTATTTCCATTACAGTCCTTACGAAATTACCGCTTTTGCAGCGGGAGATATTACCATTCCGGTTTCGTGGGAAGAACTGAAAGGAACTCTCAATCCGGAGTTTAAAGAAAGAATGAAAATTCAATGA